A region from the Corylus avellana chromosome ca7, CavTom2PMs-1.0 genome encodes:
- the LOC132188675 gene encoding mitochondrial outer membrane protein porin 2-like: MSKGPGLFSDIGKKAKDLLTKDYNADQKFTVSTYSDAGVALTSTAVKKGGLSTGDVAAQYKYKNVVVDVKVDTESNIATTLTFTEIVPSTKTIASFKLPDYNSGKLEVQYFHDHATFTSAVALSQSPAVDVTATIGTPSIAFGAEAGYDTTSGCFTKYTAGISVTKPDSSASIILGDKGDSIKASYVHHLDQFKKSAAVGEITRRFSTNENTFTVGGSYAVDQLTVVKAKLNNHGRLGALLQHEVIPKSVLTISGELDTKALDKNPRFGLAIALKP; the protein is encoded by the exons ATGAGCAAGGGACCGGGACTCTTCTCGGACATCGGCAAGAAAGCCAAAG ATCTTTTAACTAAGGACTACAACGCTGATCAGAAATTCACTGTCTCAACCTATAGCGATGCCGGAGTG GCACTCACATCAACAGCGGTGAAGAAAGGAGGACTCTCAACTGGGGATGTGGCGGCACAGTACAAGTACAAGAATGTAGTTGTTGATGTCAAAGTTGATACGGAATCAAAT ATCGCAACAACCCTTACATTCACTGAGATTGTCCCATCAACAAAGACCATTGCTTCATTTAAGCTGCCTGATTATAACTCTGGCAAG TTGGAGGTGCAATACTTCCATGACCATGCAACCTTCACAAGTGCTGTTGCTTTGAGCCAATCTCCTGCCGTTGATGTTACGGCCACCATTGGCACCCCAAGCATTGCTTTTGGTGCAGAGGCAGGTTATGATACTACTTCTGGTTGTTTTACGAAGTACACTGCTGGCATTAGCGTGACAAAACCAGATTCATCTGCTTCTATAATATT gggTGACAAGGGAGACAGTATAAAAGCATCATATGTGCATCACCTGGATCAATTTAAGAAGAGTGCTGCTGTTGGGGAGATCACAAGAAGGTTCTCCACTAATGAAAACACTTTCACAGTTGGAGGGTCATACGCTGTTGACCAGCTGACAGTGGTGAAAGCAAAGCTCAACAACCATGGGAGGCTCGGGGCTCTCCTGCAGCATGAGGTCATACCGAAGTCGGTGCTGACAATCTCCGGGGAACTCGACACCAAGGCCTTGGACAAAAATCCCAGGTTTGGGTTGGCTATTGCTCTCAAGCCCTGA